ACTCCAGAGAATGTTTGGCCATTTTCTATGTTCAATCTCTATAGAAGCGCCGATATATAGTATAGACACAGCCGTCCTGAAAAGGACGGCAATGCTGTTTCTTGTGCCGCTGCTGGAGGGGACAAGCCTCTCAATCTACAAAAATTACAGAATTTAGAAGCGCACAGCTGATAGTTTTATGTTACAATGACGTAGGAACAAATTACAACTTTGTAACATTTGTAGATGGGCACCCCTGGCAGCACGATAGACCACAACGAAGATTAAGGAGATGGCAGAATGAAAAGCAAGACTTTGAGAAGAATGATAGGTGGAAGCGTAGCCGCTGTTATGGCGCTTGGCATTTCTCTTCCATTACAAGCAAACGCAGCAGCAGCCGGAGCCCCAGCGGCAACCGGATCAGATATGAATTTCGCACAGCTCATGGAATATTTCACACAGAACAATTCGAAGACTTTCGTACTTGGTGGCAATACGTACACTGTCACTAAAACCTTTGTATACACAACGCCAGCTGCAGCTGCCCCGGCAGCACAGCCTGTAGCATCAGCTAAGCCGGTTGCTACAGCAGCACCAGTGGCTACGGCTGCACCGGTAGCCACTGCTAAGCCAGCACCGGCACCCGTTGCCACTGCAAAACCTGTGGCAACCCCGGCTCCATCTGCAGTGCCTGCGGTTGGTAACAACGCCTCCAGCTACACACAGCAAGTAGTTGCACTGGTGAATAAAGAGCGCGCTGCAGCTGGACTAGCCCCTGTCTCTGCACTGGACAGCCTGAACAAAGTGGCTGCGGCGAAGGCTACGGATATGCGTTCGAACAACTATTTCTCACACACTTCTCCGACCTACGGATCACCTTTCGATATGATGTCGGCCTTCGGCATTACGTATAAGGCGGCTGGCGAGAATATCGCTATGGGCCAGAAGACTCCTCAGGAAGTCATGACCGCATGGATGAACAGCCCGGGTCATAAGGCTAACATCCTGAGCGCCAATTTCAACTACATCGGCGTTGGCTTCGATAATAACTACTGGGTCCAGGAATTCATCGGTAAGTAAAGTAACATTAACTCCGCCCTCCGGCATTGCCGGGGGGCGTTTTTATGTTTTTAGCACAAAGGACGAATCTTATGCTGCGAATGAAGTTCAGCCAAAGTAGCTAAAAGTAATATTGCTCCTGCAGGATCAGCGTAGCGCCATCGTGCCGCACGCAGTACGCGTTCTTGCACGATCAGCGCAGCGCTATCTTGCCGCAGTACGCGGTCTTTGCACGATCAGCGCAGCGCTATCGTGCCGCCTTTGCTGCTTTCACCGTTTAGGTGTGAAGCGGCGGAGGGGATTTTGGAACTGTAGGAGCGGTAGCGTCCGCCTTTGTCTTTGGATTTCTACCGCGAGTAGCGGTTTGAATCAGGAAATCCAAAGACAACAGCGGCCGTAAGTCCAAAATCACCGCAGCCGCGCCCCTCACCTAAACAAACCCTTTCCGTTTGCAAATTCTCCAAAGAAGAATTATGTTTATCTACATAGTTAATAATGCTGTGAATGATGGGCTAAGCAGAAGAGTACGGCAGATGGAGGGATAGCTTTGAATGATTCCAAATGGACCTGGAGGACAGTGAGCCTGGTGTCCATCCTGGCAACTTTACTTTTGATTACAGGATTTGTGTATGCAGTAGGCGATATTATGAACCCGAAGGGGGAGCAATTCCTCTCCTCCCTTCCGCAGGAGACGGCGGCACCGACAGCCGCGGCAAGTGATGAATACAAGATCCTGGCGCTTGGCGATTCTCTGGCCAAAGGGACCGGCGACAACTCCGGGCAGGGGTTTGTTAAGCGGACCGTCGATGCCTTGTCGGCCAATGGAGGAAAGGCAGAGCTGCTGGGCAATATGGGCATTAACGGCCTGACTACAGCTGCCTTGCAGAGCAAGCTTCAGGAGGAAGGGGTGCAGTACGCGCTGCGTCAGGCGAATGTGATCCTGATCTCCATCGGCGGGAACGATCTGTTCCGGGGCTCGGATAT
The window above is part of the Paenibacillus sp. FSL H8-0048 genome. Proteins encoded here:
- a CDS encoding CAP domain-containing protein, with the protein product MKSKTLRRMIGGSVAAVMALGISLPLQANAAAAGAPAATGSDMNFAQLMEYFTQNNSKTFVLGGNTYTVTKTFVYTTPAAAAPAAQPVASAKPVATAAPVATAAPVATAKPAPAPVATAKPVATPAPSAVPAVGNNASSYTQQVVALVNKERAAAGLAPVSALDSLNKVAAAKATDMRSNNYFSHTSPTYGSPFDMMSAFGITYKAAGENIAMGQKTPQEVMTAWMNSPGHKANILSANFNYIGVGFDNNYWVQEFIGK